Genomic segment of Staphylococcus muscae:
ATTAAGTTTATCCTTTTTTCAGATAATTCATTTAATTAACAATAGCTTATTTGAAAAACAACTCATTCAACATTTAAGGAGCGTATAACAATGATGAAGAACTACTCATTCCCTAACCAACAACTTAATATCATTATTTTATTATTACGCCCAGGACTGGAGCTTTAGTAAGAAACATTTACTAAACTGCTTAAGTCCTATTTCTAGTTGAATGGGACTTTCCATAATACGTCCCAATTCATATTGGGGCGTATTTTTTATTTTCTGTAAACAACCAAGGAGGCAATAAAAATGAGAAGTGACATGATAAAAAAAGGTGACCATCAGGCACCAGCAAGAAGTTTATTACATGCAACTGGACAAATTAAATCTCCCACTGATATGAATAAACCATTTATCGCCATTTGCAATTCATATATCGATATTGTTCCTGGCCATGTCCATTTACGCGAGCTTGGAGACATTGCCAAAGAAGCAATTCGAGAAGCCGGTGGGATACCATTTGAATTTAACACGATTGGCGTTGATGACGGCATCGCAATGGGTCATATCGGAATGCGCTATTCATTGCCAAGTCGTGAAATTATCGCAGATGCTGCTGAAACTGTTATTAATGCACACTGGTTTGACGGAGTATTCTATATTCCGAACTGTGACAAGATCACACCAGGTATGATGCTTGCAGCAATGAGAACAAATGTACCAGCCATCTTCTGTTCTGGAGGACCAATGAAAGCTGGACTCTCTTCACAAGGTAAAGCATTGACACTCTCATCTATGTTTGAAGCTGTCGGTGCATTCAAAGAAGGAACAATGTCAAAAGAAGAATTTTTAGAAATGGAACAAAATGCATGCCCAACTTGTGGTTCATGTTCAGGGATGTTCACCGCTAACTCAATGAACTGCTTAATGGAAGTACTCGGACTTGCCCTACCATATAACGGGACTGCGTTAGCCGTCAGTGACGAACGTCGTGAAATGATTCGTCAAGCAGCGAAACAACTCGTCTACAATGTCAAACACGATATTAAACCACGTGACATTGTCACAAAAGAAGCCATTGATGATGCCTTCGCATTGGACATGGCGATGGGCGGTTCAACTAACACGGTCTTACATACATTAGCCATCGCACAAGAAGCTGGCATTGATTACGACTTATCTCGTATTAATGAAGTCGCCAAGAAAACACCATATCTATCAAAAATTGCACCGAGCTCTTCATACTCCATGCAAGATGTCCATGAAGCCGGTGGCGTCCCAGCCATCATCAATGAACTGATGAAAAAAGAAGGTGTTTTACATCCAGACCGTATCACTGTGACAGGTAAAACGCTACGTGAAAATAACGAAGGAAAAGAAATCACCAATGATGTCGTTATTCGTAAGCTCAATAATCCTTACGATAAAGAAGGCGGCCTTTCTATTCTTTACGGCAATATCGCACCAGATGGCGCCGTTATCAAAGTAGGTGGCGTTGACCCAAGTATCAAAACATTCACAGGAAAAGCCATCTGTTTTGATAGCCACGATGAAGCGGTTGCTGCGATCGATAATCATACCGTTAAAGCAGGTCATGTCGTCGTCATTCGTTACGAAGGTCCTAAAGGCGGTCCCGGAATGCCAGAGATGCTTGCCCCTACTTCTTCAATTGTCGGACGTGGCTTAGGAAAAGATGTCGCACTTATCACAGACGGTCGATTTTCAGGGGCAACACGTGGTATTGCAGTCGGACATATCTCACCTGAAGCCGCTTCAGGCGGCCCAATCGGTCTCATTGAAGATGGCGACGAAATCACAATCGACCTAACAAGCCGTACATTAGATTTACATGTAGATGAATCGACATTAACAGAACGTAAAACATTACAACAACCATTTAAAGCAAAAGTCAAAACAGGTTACTTAGCCCGTTACACTGCACTTGTTACAAGTGCAAATACGGGTGGAGTAATGAAAGTACCTGAAGATTTATTATAAATTTTATCAAAATGGAGGTCATTCATATGTCACATGCAACAAATACGACAGATTATGAACAAACAGCAGATACAACAACACCGACATTTAAAACGGGATCTGAATTATTAGTAGATGCATTAATTGAAGAGAACGTTGAATATATTTTTGGTTATCCGGGAGGTGCTGTCTTACCACTTTACGATACTTTTTATGATGGACATGGACCGAGACACGTACTTTATCGACATGAACAAGGCGCGACACATGCAGCAGAAGGATATGCACGTGTAAGTGGAAAACCGGGTGTTGTCGTCGTAACGAGTGGTCCTGGTGCAACGAATGCGATTACAGGTATCGCTGATGCATATAGTGATTCCCTACCGCTCGTTGTCTTTACAGGACAGGTAGCTTCTCCGGGTATCGGAAAAGATGCATTCCAAGAAGCGGATATTTTATCAATGACAACGCCGATTACGAAACACAACTATCAAGTCCGAGATGTGAATGACATTCCACGCATTATCAAAGAAGCCTTTCATGTCGCAAACTCAGGTCGTAAAGGCCCTGTTGTCATCGACTTTCCGAAAGACATGGGAACACTGACAACTGCGACTCCTTATGATTCAACAGTGCACACACCTGGCTATCAAGTGACAACAACACCTTTATCAGAAGATGTTGTGCAACTGCGAGATGCATTACAACAAGCACAAAAACCACTCGTACTCGCTGGTGCTGGTGTGAACTTTTCACAAGCCAATGACTTGTTGCATACGTTTGTAACACGTCACAACATTCCTGTGGCAACGTCGTTACATGGACTCGGTGCGATTCCTTACGACAGTCCCCTTTTCTTAGGAATGGGTGGTATGCACGGATCCTATGCGAGCAACATGGCATTAACAGAATGTGACTTGTTAATCAATTTAGGCTCACGCTTTGATGACAGACTTGCAAGCAAACCTGATGCCTTTGCACCGAATGCAAAAATCGTGCATGTTGATATCGATCCATCAGAAATCAACAAAATTGTCCGTACTGATATTGGAATCGTTGCCGATGTCAAAGAAGTACTCGAACAGTTACTTTCACAAGACTTATCTTTGGATGACCATCAAGCTTGGTTAGATGAAGTCACAGACTTCAAAACAAAACATCCATTCTCATACCGAGAAACTGATGATGTCGCATTCAGCAAACCTCAACGGGCAATCGAATATATCGGTAAGTTGACAAATGGCGATGCTTACGTCGCAACAGATGTTGGACAACATCAAATGTGGGTCGCTCAATTCTACCCTTTTAAGACGCATGGTCAGCTCATCACAAGTGGTGGTCTCGGTACGATGGGCTTCGGTATTCCGGCTGCAATCGGCGCAAAATTCGCAAAACCAAATGACACAGTAGTCGTATTTGTCGGTGATGGTGGCTTCCAAATGACGAATCAAGAAATGGCATTGCTTAACGAATACGAACTAGATATCAAAATTGTGCTCATTAACAACGGGACGCTTGGAATGGTAAAGCAGTGGCAGGATAAGTTCTTTGACAAGCGCTTCTCTCATTCGGTATTCAACAAACAACCGAACTTTGTAAAAATGTCTGAAGCATACGGCGTAAAAAGCTTTTTAATCGATAATGCTGACAACTTAGAAAAAACACTTGATGAAGCATTCAGTTATAAGGGACCTGCATTGATTGATGTCCGAATCTCTCCGACAGAACCCGTATTACCAATGGTACCAAGTGGCAAAGCAAACCATGAAATGGAGGGATTAGAATGAGACGTACATTCCAATTAACCGTATTCGATAAAGCGGGAACGCTCAATCGTCTCACAAGCACCTTTGTTAGACGTCAATTCAACATCGTAAACATTACAGCTGGTCCAACATTAGAAGCCGGTGTAACAGAAATCACCTTCGTCGCCGAAGTACCAGATGATCAGGTATTACGCACAATCATTCAACAACTGAAAAAACAAGTCAACACATTGACAGTTGAAGATATTACAGAAACAAACACGTTTAATCTTGAATTATTACTAATCAAGATCAATAAACCAAATCAATCCAATCAGTTTACACAATTATTGAAAGACTATGAAACTTATGTAACCAAGTTGAAAGAAGACAATCACACATTGTACTTACAAGCAGTAGGTCCACAAGACATTTTAGATCAGTTCATTGAAAACTTATCTGCGTTCGATATTCAGCAGTTATCACGCACTGGATCTGCAGCTATCGTTTAAATCACAAATAAAATTTTATTATTGATAAATGGAGGAATGTTGTTATGGCAAAAGTATATTATGACAATTCAGTAGAGAAAGATGTATTACAAGGAAAAAAAGTAGCAGTCGTTGGGTATGGTTCACAAGGTCATGCTCATGCGCAAAACTTAAAAGATAACGGTTATGATGTCGTAGTTGGTATCCGCCCAGGTCGCTCATTCGATCAGGCGAAAGAAGATGGTTTCGATGTATTTACCGTTGCTGAAGCAGTCAAACAAGCCGATGTTGTGATGGTCTTGTTACCTGATGAAATTCAAGGAAAGGTTTACGAAAATGAAATTGCGCCAAACTTAGAAGCTGGTAATGCCTTAGCATTCGCTCATGGTTTCAACATTCATTTTAATGTCATTCAACCGCCTAGTAATGTTGATGTCTTTTTAGTCGCACCGAAAGGACCTGGACATCTCGTGCGTCGTACATTTGTTGAAGGTTCAGCAGTACCAGCATTATTCGCAGTAGAACAAGATGCAACAGGTCAAGCGCGTGATCTTGCATTAAGCTACGCCAAAGGAATCGGCGCAACACGTGCTGGTGTACTTGAAACAACGTATAAAGAAGAAACTGAAACAGACCTATTCGGTGAACAAGCCGTTTTATGTGGTGGTGTTACACGCCTTATCCAAAGTGGTTTTGAAGTTTTAACAGAAGCAGGCTATCAGCCAGAAATCGCCTACTTTGAAGTGCTCCACGAAATGAAGTTAATCGTAGATCTCATGTACGAAGGTGGTCTGGAAAATATGCGTTATTCAATCTCAAACACAGCAGAATTTGGTGATTATGTTTCAGGACCACGTGTCATCACTGAAGAAACGAAAGAAAACATGAAAGCCGTTTTAAAAGATATCCAAGATGGCAAATTCAGTGACCGTTTCATTGAAGATAATAACAATGGTTTCGCATCCTTCAAACAAATGCGTGCCGCACAACAAGACCACGCTATCACTGAAGTAGGCCAAACATTACGTGAAATGATGCCATTTATCAAATCAAAAAGTATTTCTAAGTAATCAAGAGACGAACAGGTGACACATGACTTTTGAAGTGTCGTTCCCATCGTTTATGTGCCCTGTTCATATTATTTATATTTAAAGGAGTGGTTTACAATGTCTAGCCATATTCAAATTTTTGATACAACACTAAGAGATGGAGAACAAACACCTGGAGTCAGCTTTTCATTTGATGAACGTTTACACATAGCATCTCAATTAGAACATTGGGGCGTTGATGTCATAGAAGCTGGATTCCCTGCTTCTAGTGAAGGGAGCTTTCAATCTGTACAAGCAATTTCTCGTCATTTAAAGCGTACGACTGTGACAGGACTCGCACGTTGTTTGAAATCAGACATAGATGCGGTATATGAAGCAACAAAAGAAGCGGTTTCCCCTTCTATACACGTCTTTATCGCAACAAGTCCTATTCACTTAACATCAAAGCTCAATATGACAGAAGCTGAAGTCTTAGCCTCAATCGATGAACATGTGCGCTACGCAAAATCACACTTCGATATTGTACAATTCTCACCTGAAGATGCAACACGTACACCATTACCATTTCTCATACAAAGTGTTCAAACCGCTGTCGATGCAGGCGCAACAGTGATAAACATTCCTGATACAGTTGGTTATACGTATCCACAAGAATATGGTCAGATTTTTAAAACACTCAGCCAAGAAGTAAAAGCAGAACAACCTATAACATATAGTGCCCATTGTCATGACGATCTCGGTCTCGCCGTCGCAAATAGTATGGCTGCAATTGAAAACGGCGCAACACGCATTGAAGGAACAGTCAATGGTATCGGAGAACGTGCGGGTAACACCGCTTTGGAAGAAGTCGCACTTGGTCTTTATGTTCGCCAAGATCATTATCAAATACAGACAAATCTTCAACTGGATGCCACAAAACAAACATCTGAGTTAATTGCACGTTATGCTGGTTTGCGTGTACCACGTAATAAAGCGATCGTTGGTAGAAATGCATTTAGCCACGAATCAGGCATTCATCAAGACGGATTCTTGAAAAACCCTGAAACATACGAGATTATGACACCGCAACTCGTCGGTGTAAAGAGCACTGAATTACCACTCGGCAAACTATCGGGGCGCCATGCCTTCCAAGATAAGTTGAAACAACTCGGATATGACATTGATGCTGAAACACAAAAGTCACTCTTCAAAGCGTTTAAAGGAATTGCAGATAAGAAAAAACATGTGACTGATCGTGATATTCATGCGTTGATTCAAGGTTCAGCACATGAAAAACAATCAGCATATCAACTCGATTCATTACAGTTACAATTTGTATCCAAAGGCCTTCAAAGTGCCGTCGTTGTATTGAAAGATCATGCAAACAACACATACCAAGATAGTAGCATTGGCACTGGGTCTATCATTGCGATATATAATGCGGTGGATCGAATTTTACAAGTGAAGCCTAAATTAATTGATTATCGAATTGACGCATTGACAGAAGGGCGTGATGCACAAGCTGAGGTGCATGTACGCCTACAATTAGGTGAAAAAGAAGTAAGTGGTGTTGGCTTTGATCACGATATTATATACGCATCATGTAAAGCTTATGTTGAAGCCGCATCACAACTAGCATCACCACCCACATCATCAAAAGAAGGTGAAACAGCATGACATTCCAAATTGTGAGCTTACCAGGTGATGGTATTGGGCCAGAAATTATGTCTGGAACGCTTGATGTGCTCGCCTCTCTTTCGAAAAAGTATCATTTTGAATATCACGTAACAGAACACCTTATGGGTGGATGCGCAATAGAACAAACAGGTACACCCCTGCCAGATGAAACATTGGCAGCATGTCAGCATGCCGATGCCGTCTTACTCGCAGCAATCGGTGGCCCACAATGGCAAGATCCAAATAATCGACCGGAACATGGTTTATTACAATTGCGTAAGTCTCTTGGATTGTTCGCAAATCTACGCCCTACGCGTGTGAGTGATCATACCGTCAACCTGTCACCATTAAAAGCAGAGATTGTTGCTTCAACCAACTTGATCATTGTCCGTGAATTAACAAGTGGGATTTACTTTGGAACGCCAAGTCATTGGGATACCGATGTTGCAGTAGATACATTAACTTATACGACACATGAAATTGAACGTATCGTTCATGAAGCATTCAAACTCGCACAGCAACGTCACAAAAAATTGACATCCGTTGATAAAGAAAATGTATTGTCTTCCAGTAAATTGTGGCGTCAAACAGTCAATCGCATCGCTACCCAGTATCCTGATGTGACAGTAGAGCATTTACTCGTCGATGCTTGCAGTATGCATTTATTGAAAAGACCGAGTGACTTTGACGTCATTGTCACTGAAAACTTATTCGGTGATATTTTAAGCGATGAAGCATCCATGTTACCCGGTTCACTCGGGCTATCACCTTCTGCAAGCTTTAGTACATCAGGTCCCGCTCTCTATGAACCCATTCACGGTTCTGCACCTGATATTGCGGGTCGAAACAAAGCCAATCCATTTGGCATGTTATTATCACTTGCCATGTGTTTACGAATGTCTGCACAACGTGAAGATATGGCTACATGGATAGAAAATATCGTCGATCAACTGATTGCTCAAAAAATAACAACACCCGACTTAGGCGGACAATCAACGACTAGCGAGATTTTTGAGATACTACAATCTCGCATCAAGGAGGTTTCATAATGGGACGTACACTATTCGATAAAATTTGGGACAACCACGTGATTACAGGTCAAGCGGGTGAACCACAATTGCTATACATTGATTTGCACTTGATTCACGAAATCACGTCACCACAAGCATTTGAAGGATTAAGACTACAAAACAGGACGTTAAGAAGACCGGATTTAACATTCGGTACGATCGATCATAACGTTCCAACGATTGATATTTTCAACATTAAAGATGATATTGCCAACAAACAAATTCAAGCATTACAAAAAAATTGTGAAGCATTCAACGTTAAACTTTTTGATATGGGATCAGATGAACAAGGGATTGTTCATATGGTCGGCCCAGAGAACGGATTGACACAGCCTGGTAAAACGATCGTATGCGGCGATTCACATACTGCTACACATGGGGCATTTGGCGCCATCGCTTTCGGCATTGGTACAAGCGAAGTAGAACACGTCTTTGCAACACAAACACTCTGGCAAACAAAGCCTAAAAATTTAAAAATTGAAATTACAGGTACATTACCACACGGTGTTTATGCAAAAGATATCATTTTGTATTTAATCAACCAACATGGTGTCAATTTCGGAACAGGTTATGCGCTTGAATTTGCAGGTGAAACGATTGAAGACTTGTCGATGGAAAGCCGTATGACAATCTGTAATATGGCAATAGAAGCTGGTGCAAAATATGGTTTGATGCGTCCTGACAACACAACTTTTGACTATTTAGAAGGCAAACCTTATGTCAATGATCTCGATGCATTGAAAACAAAATGGGCATCTTTATACAGTGATCATGATGCTCATTTTGATAAAGTGATTACACTGGACGTCACAGACCTTGAACCACAAGTGACATGGGGGACTAGTCCCGAAATGGGCGTCAACTTCTCGACATCCTTCCCTAAAATTGAAAACACAAATGATGCGAGAGCTTATGACTACATGGGATTACAGCCTGGACAAAAAGCCTCTGACATTCCACTTGGCTACGTATTTCTCGGTTCATGTACGAATGCACGATTATCAGATCTCATTGAAGCGAGTAAATTTGTTAAAGGACAACAAGTACACGATAATATTACCGCAATCGTTGTGCCTGGATCACGACAAGTTAAAAAGCAAGCTGAAGCATTAGGATTAGATGTCATTTTCAAAGAAGCTGGTTTTGAATGGCGAGAACCCGGTTGTAGTATGTGTCTCGGTATGAATCCTGACCAAGTTCCAGCGGGTGTCCATTGTGCTTCAACAAGTAACCGTAACTTTGAAGGACGACAAGGTAAAGGGGCTAGAACACATCTCGTCTCCCCTGCTATGGCTGCAGCAGCTGCTATACACGGACACTTTGTTGATGTTAGAAAGGTAGGTCATGCTTAATGGAAATCAAACCGATTACGGAATACACAGGAAAGGTCGTTTCATTATTTCATAACAATATTGATACAGACCAAATTATTCCAAAAGTACATCTCAAACGCATCTCAAAAACGGGGTTCGGTCCATTTTTGTTTGACGAATGGCGCTACTTAGAGGATGGGTCAGATAATCCAGACTTTGCTTTAAATAAACCCGAAGCCAAAGGGGCTCGTATTTTGATCACTGGTGAAAACTTCGGGTGTGGTTCAAGTCGTGAACATGCAGCTTGGGCATTGAAAGACTACGGATTCCAAGTCATTATTGCAGGTAGCTT
This window contains:
- the ilvD gene encoding dihydroxy-acid dehydratase, translating into MRSDMIKKGDHQAPARSLLHATGQIKSPTDMNKPFIAICNSYIDIVPGHVHLRELGDIAKEAIREAGGIPFEFNTIGVDDGIAMGHIGMRYSLPSREIIADAAETVINAHWFDGVFYIPNCDKITPGMMLAAMRTNVPAIFCSGGPMKAGLSSQGKALTLSSMFEAVGAFKEGTMSKEEFLEMEQNACPTCGSCSGMFTANSMNCLMEVLGLALPYNGTALAVSDERREMIRQAAKQLVYNVKHDIKPRDIVTKEAIDDAFALDMAMGGSTNTVLHTLAIAQEAGIDYDLSRINEVAKKTPYLSKIAPSSSYSMQDVHEAGGVPAIINELMKKEGVLHPDRITVTGKTLRENNEGKEITNDVVIRKLNNPYDKEGGLSILYGNIAPDGAVIKVGGVDPSIKTFTGKAICFDSHDEAVAAIDNHTVKAGHVVVIRYEGPKGGPGMPEMLAPTSSIVGRGLGKDVALITDGRFSGATRGIAVGHISPEAASGGPIGLIEDGDEITIDLTSRTLDLHVDESTLTERKTLQQPFKAKVKTGYLARYTALVTSANTGGVMKVPEDLL
- the ilvN gene encoding acetolactate synthase small subunit produces the protein MRRTFQLTVFDKAGTLNRLTSTFVRRQFNIVNITAGPTLEAGVTEITFVAEVPDDQVLRTIIQQLKKQVNTLTVEDITETNTFNLELLLIKINKPNQSNQFTQLLKDYETYVTKLKEDNHTLYLQAVGPQDILDQFIENLSAFDIQQLSRTGSAAIV
- a CDS encoding 2-isopropylmalate synthase → MSSHIQIFDTTLRDGEQTPGVSFSFDERLHIASQLEHWGVDVIEAGFPASSEGSFQSVQAISRHLKRTTVTGLARCLKSDIDAVYEATKEAVSPSIHVFIATSPIHLTSKLNMTEAEVLASIDEHVRYAKSHFDIVQFSPEDATRTPLPFLIQSVQTAVDAGATVINIPDTVGYTYPQEYGQIFKTLSQEVKAEQPITYSAHCHDDLGLAVANSMAAIENGATRIEGTVNGIGERAGNTALEEVALGLYVRQDHYQIQTNLQLDATKQTSELIARYAGLRVPRNKAIVGRNAFSHESGIHQDGFLKNPETYEIMTPQLVGVKSTELPLGKLSGRHAFQDKLKQLGYDIDAETQKSLFKAFKGIADKKKHVTDRDIHALIQGSAHEKQSAYQLDSLQLQFVSKGLQSAVVVLKDHANNTYQDSSIGTGSIIAIYNAVDRILQVKPKLIDYRIDALTEGRDAQAEVHVRLQLGEKEVSGVGFDHDIIYASCKAYVEAASQLASPPTSSKEGETA
- the leuB gene encoding 3-isopropylmalate dehydrogenase yields the protein MTFQIVSLPGDGIGPEIMSGTLDVLASLSKKYHFEYHVTEHLMGGCAIEQTGTPLPDETLAACQHADAVLLAAIGGPQWQDPNNRPEHGLLQLRKSLGLFANLRPTRVSDHTVNLSPLKAEIVASTNLIIVRELTSGIYFGTPSHWDTDVAVDTLTYTTHEIERIVHEAFKLAQQRHKKLTSVDKENVLSSSKLWRQTVNRIATQYPDVTVEHLLVDACSMHLLKRPSDFDVIVTENLFGDILSDEASMLPGSLGLSPSASFSTSGPALYEPIHGSAPDIAGRNKANPFGMLLSLAMCLRMSAQREDMATWIENIVDQLIAQKITTPDLGGQSTTSEIFEILQSRIKEVS
- the leuD gene encoding 3-isopropylmalate dehydratase small subunit; this translates as MEIKPITEYTGKVVSLFHNNIDTDQIIPKVHLKRISKTGFGPFLFDEWRYLEDGSDNPDFALNKPEAKGARILITGENFGCGSSREHAAWALKDYGFQVIIAGSFSDIFYMNCTKNALLPIALDKATRETLAQESTLTIDLPKQQIKTSHQTFSFDIDDTWKYKLVNGLDDIAMTLQYESQITEYEQQH
- the leuC gene encoding 3-isopropylmalate dehydratase large subunit codes for the protein MGRTLFDKIWDNHVITGQAGEPQLLYIDLHLIHEITSPQAFEGLRLQNRTLRRPDLTFGTIDHNVPTIDIFNIKDDIANKQIQALQKNCEAFNVKLFDMGSDEQGIVHMVGPENGLTQPGKTIVCGDSHTATHGAFGAIAFGIGTSEVEHVFATQTLWQTKPKNLKIEITGTLPHGVYAKDIILYLINQHGVNFGTGYALEFAGETIEDLSMESRMTICNMAIEAGAKYGLMRPDNTTFDYLEGKPYVNDLDALKTKWASLYSDHDAHFDKVITLDVTDLEPQVTWGTSPEMGVNFSTSFPKIENTNDARAYDYMGLQPGQKASDIPLGYVFLGSCTNARLSDLIEASKFVKGQQVHDNITAIVVPGSRQVKKQAEALGLDVIFKEAGFEWREPGCSMCLGMNPDQVPAGVHCASTSNRNFEGRQGKGARTHLVSPAMAAAAAIHGHFVDVRKVGHA
- the ilvC gene encoding ketol-acid reductoisomerase — translated: MAKVYYDNSVEKDVLQGKKVAVVGYGSQGHAHAQNLKDNGYDVVVGIRPGRSFDQAKEDGFDVFTVAEAVKQADVVMVLLPDEIQGKVYENEIAPNLEAGNALAFAHGFNIHFNVIQPPSNVDVFLVAPKGPGHLVRRTFVEGSAVPALFAVEQDATGQARDLALSYAKGIGATRAGVLETTYKEETETDLFGEQAVLCGGVTRLIQSGFEVLTEAGYQPEIAYFEVLHEMKLIVDLMYEGGLENMRYSISNTAEFGDYVSGPRVITEETKENMKAVLKDIQDGKFSDRFIEDNNNGFASFKQMRAAQQDHAITEVGQTLREMMPFIKSKSISK
- the ilvB gene encoding biosynthetic-type acetolactate synthase large subunit is translated as MSHATNTTDYEQTADTTTPTFKTGSELLVDALIEENVEYIFGYPGGAVLPLYDTFYDGHGPRHVLYRHEQGATHAAEGYARVSGKPGVVVVTSGPGATNAITGIADAYSDSLPLVVFTGQVASPGIGKDAFQEADILSMTTPITKHNYQVRDVNDIPRIIKEAFHVANSGRKGPVVIDFPKDMGTLTTATPYDSTVHTPGYQVTTTPLSEDVVQLRDALQQAQKPLVLAGAGVNFSQANDLLHTFVTRHNIPVATSLHGLGAIPYDSPLFLGMGGMHGSYASNMALTECDLLINLGSRFDDRLASKPDAFAPNAKIVHVDIDPSEINKIVRTDIGIVADVKEVLEQLLSQDLSLDDHQAWLDEVTDFKTKHPFSYRETDDVAFSKPQRAIEYIGKLTNGDAYVATDVGQHQMWVAQFYPFKTHGQLITSGGLGTMGFGIPAAIGAKFAKPNDTVVVFVGDGGFQMTNQEMALLNEYELDIKIVLINNGTLGMVKQWQDKFFDKRFSHSVFNKQPNFVKMSEAYGVKSFLIDNADNLEKTLDEAFSYKGPALIDVRISPTEPVLPMVPSGKANHEMEGLE